DNA from Agathobaculum sp. NTUH-O15-33:
GGCGCGTCCGCGTTGATCAGCCCGATTACCGTACTGCCCACCGCCGTGATCGACAGCGCGATCTTGACGATTTTGTCCATCGCGTTCCTGCTGCCCGCAATGAAGGGCAAAATGTCGCGCCCGGTAGGCGCCGTGATGGCGCTTTGCTATGTCGGCTTCACCGCGTACCTGATCATGCGCTCCGCCATGTAACGCCGTTTACAAAAAATTTGTTTGTTCCGCTCGCGTTCTGTGATATAATAAGATGATTATATATGGAGTTATGCTCTTTTGAAAGGCTGATATTTGAACAATGGCTAATATTTTCACAAAGCTATTTGGCACCCATTCGAGCCACGAGCTGAAAAAGATCTATCCGATCGCGGACAAGGTGGACGCGCTGGAGGATCAATACCGTACCCTGACGGACGAACAGCTTCGCGGCAAGACCGCGGAATTTAAGACCCGCTTCCAGAACGGCGAAACGCTGGACGATCTGCTGCCCGAGGCGTTTGCCACCGTGCGCGAGGCCGCGGACCGCGTGCTCGGTCTGCGCCATTACCGCGTGCAGGTCATCGGCGGCATTGTGCTGCATCAGGGCCGAATCGCCGAGATGAAAACCGGCGAAGGCAAGACCCTCGTCGCGACCCTGCCCGCCTACTTGAACGCGCTGACCGGCAAGGGCGTGCACATCGTCACCGTGAACGATTACCTTGCCAAGCGCGACTCGGAATGGATGGGCAAGGTGTACCGCTATCTAGGGCTGACCGTCGGCCTTGTCATTCACGACATCCAGCCGAACGAGCGCAAAGCGATGTATGCCGCCGATATCACCTACGGCACCAACAACGAGTTTGGTTTTGATTACCTGCGCGATAATATGGCGATCTACATGCAGTCCATGGTGCAGCGCGGCCACGCCTTCGCCATTGTGGACGAGGTCGACTCTATTTTGATCGACGAAGCGAGAACGCCGCTGATCATTTCCGGTCAGGGCGAGCAATCCTCCGCCCTGTACCAAATGGCCGACCGCTTTGCCGCGGGCCTGAAGTGCCTGCGCGTCAAGGAAGTGGACGCCAAGGAAGAGCAGGAGGATATCGAAGCCGATTATATCGTAGATGAAAAAGCCCGCACCGCCACGCTTACCCCCAAGGGCCAGAGCCGCGCCGAGGCTTACTTCAAGGTTGAAAACCTGTCCGATCCTGAAAATACCACGTTGCAGCACCATATTAACCAAGCGGTCAAGGCGCGCGGCGTCATGCAGCGCGATGTCGATTATGTCGTACGCGACGGTCAGGTCATCATCGTCGATGAATTCACCGGCCGTTTAATGTTCGGCCGCCGCTATAACGAGGGCCTGCATCAGGCGATCGAAGCCAAGGAAGGCGTAAAGGTAGAGCACGAAAGCAAAACGCTCGCCACCATCACCTTCCAGAATTACTTCCGCCTTTATGGCAAGCTGTCCGGCATGACCGGTACCGCGCTGACCGAGGAAGAGGAATTCCGCCACATCTATAAGCTGGACGTTATTGAAATTCCGACCAATAAGCAAATCGCCCGTCTGGACAACCCGGACGCGGTGTATAAGAACGAGCGCGGCAAGATTAATGCGACCATCGCGCGTATCGAGGAATGCCATGCGAAGGGCCAGCCGATCCTAGTCGGTACCGTGTCCATCGAAAAATCCGAAGAGTTTTCGGCTATTTTAAAGAAAAAGGGCATCAAGCACACGGTGCTGAACGCGAAGTACCACGAAAAGGAAGCGGATATCGTCGCGCAGGCCGGTAAATCCGGCGCGGTCACCATAGCGACCAACATGGCGGGCCGTGGTACCGATATCATGCTTGGCGGCAACGCCGAGACCATGGCGCTGGACGAGCTGCGCAAGGGCGATTACACGCCGGAGTTGCTGGCGGAAGCCAACGGCCATGCGGAAACGGATGATCCGGCCATTCTGGATATCCGTAATCGTTTTAAAGAATTATACGAAAAGTATAAACAGGAAACCGACGCTGACGCGGAAAAGGTGCGGGCGGCGGGCGGCCTGTATATTCTGGGCACCGAGCGGCACGAATCCCGCCGTATCGATAACCAGCTGCGCGGCCGCGCGGGCCGTCAGGGCGACCCGGGCGAATCCTCCTTCTATATCTCGCTGGAAGACGATCTGATGCGTCTGTTCGGTTCGGAAAAGATACAGAACATGATGGATACGCTCGGCATCGAGGAAGACGAGCCGATCGACCAAAAAATCTTGTCCGGCGCGATCGAGAACGCGCAGAAGAAGATTGAAAGCCGCAACTTCGCTACCCGTAAGCACGTGCTGGAGTATGACGATGTGCTCAATACCCAGCGCCAGACCATTTACAGCCAGCGACTCAAGGTGCTGTCCGGCGAGGATATGAAGTCCAACATTCTTTCGATGGTGGATGATACGATCGCCCGCGCGGTGCACGCCGCGATTGGCGAAAACCATCTGCTTTCCGTAGAGATGGTGGAGCAGGCGCGCCGTCCGTTTATCGGCCTGTTCCTGCGCCCGGACGACTGCGTCTTTACGCCCGAGGAATGCGACGATCTGACCGCCGACCAGCTTAAAAACGAGCTGTGCGAAAAAGCGCACGCTGTTTATGAAGCCAAGGAGAGCCAGCTGACGCCCGCGATCATGCGCGAACTTGAGCGCGTGGTGCTGCTCAAGAACGTCGATACCAAGTGGATGGACCATATCGATGCCATGACCGAGCTGCGAAACGGCATCGGCCTGCGCGCGTACGGCCAGCACGATCCCGTGGTTGAGTACAAGCGCGAAGGCTTTGATATGTTCGACGCAATGATCGATTCGATCCGCGAGGACACCGTCCGTATGATCTTCCTTGCGCAGGTGCGCACGCAGGAGGAGCCCAAGCGCGAGCAGGTCGCCAAGGAGACCTCGGCCGCGGGCGCGGCGGACGGCACGGCCAAGAAGGAGCCTGTCCGCGTCGGCAAGAAGGTCGGCATGAACGATCCCTGCCCGTGTGGCAGCGGCAAAAAGTACAAAAAGTGCTGCTATTTAAAGCAGGATAAGCCGCAGTAAAAAAGTGAAGCAAGCGGGCGATCCTTACCGGATCGCCCGCTTGCTTTTTTCGGTGGTGCGCTGGCGCGCACAATTTTATGCGCGGCAGTAGCCGCGCGGCGTGGTGAGGGCACCACGCCCTACAACATATGGGTCTGCGCCGTTTAAACCGGCTCACAACACCCCCAACGCACCCGACATGTTGGGCGGTGACCCCAGCCCGCCGCAAGCGAAGCGCCAGCATACGTGGGCGCGCCAAATCAGGCCGGTCCGGCCGAGCGGAGGCACCTATCCACTGAATCCCTAGGAAACCGGTACGGCACTAAGGTGCCCCACACGCAATTCAACAGGACGGCAAGCGCCGCCCCCCAGTCAGGAGTAAGGGAAAGAGTGGAAGTCAGGAGGGAGAGGAAACCGCAGGTGTCCGCTCCCTCTTGCCCCCGCGCCGGGCGGCGCGACCGTCTCCCGCGGCTACCGCCGCGTATTTTATTGCGAACGTGAGCGAGGCTCCAAGAGGAAGCCGCCGCACAGCTTTTATTGGAATGATACGGATATACATCCATAATCTTAATTAACCTTATGCAAATTCAATTCCCTTGTTTTGTCTTTCCAGTATCCGTACAATAGTAATACAAAAGGGGGTGGGTGTCATATCGGAATATCCATTGGTCAATCGCAAGCAATTTACATCAACGTTACGAAATGACCTGATTTGCGCGTTTGAGCAGCTGCATTATGAAACCCGAATCCCAAAATCCAAGTTACATGATGAGGCAGTTGAGGATTTGCTGAAAAAATATAAAGGCAAAAAGGGCATTGATATGAACATGAAAAAGATCTACAAACACTTAGCCAAACAATACCATACCACGCCGCGAGAGATCGAGGAGGAAATACAAAAATCGATTTTGATGGCGTTTACTTCGCCGTCCGACGAAGAAACGGCCGCTTACCAGCAAAGCGTGCCGCGAAAAGGGGATATACCGACCCCGGAAGAGCTCATTCGCTTTATGACAGAGCAAATAAAGGCGGAACAGGAATAAAGCGCGGCTCCGCTACAAAGCGAAAAGGAGAAGAAAACCATGCGGTTTTCTTCTCCTTTTGATGTTATATCGGTACGAATAAGGAAAACGTGCTGCCGGAGCCGGGCTTGCTTGCCAGCTTGATGTAGCCGCCCTGCGCGGCGGCGATCTCGCGGGCAAGGTACAGGCCTAGGCCCACGCCCTGCTCATCCCGCACGGAGGGCGAGCGGTAAAACCGCTCGAATACCTGCGCCTGCTCCACTTCGGGGATGCCGGGCCCGTCGTCGGTTACGTCGATCCGGCAAAACAATTCGTACGGCGTGGCGGAAAGTGATACCCGGCCGCCCGCGGGCGTATATTTTACCGCGTTATCCAGCAGGTTAAACAGCGCTTCCTGCGTCCATTTGGGGTCGAAACGCGCGGTTTGCTCAAGCGGAAGGTACGAAAGCGCAATCCCCTTGTTCTCCGCCGCCGCCTGAATCTGAATCGCCGCCGCTTGCATCATAGGCGCGAGTGCTGCGCGGCGCGGCTGCACCGCGATCACGCCGGTTTCCAAGCGCCCGGATTTGACCAGCGCGTCGATCAGAAAACGCAGCTTTTCCGCCTGCGCACCGAGCGCGGCCACCAGATCGGGGCAGCCTTCCGGCAGCGGCTGTTCGCCGAGCAGGCCCGCGTAAAGTAAAATGTTGGCGATCGGCGTTTTGGTCTGGTGGGAAATGTCCGCGATCATGGTTTGTATGCGGGCTTTTTCCTCCGAAAGGTTCGCTTCCGAGGAGGAGCACGCGCTCAAATAGCGGTATAGCTTGCTTTCCACCGCCGAAAAGCGGCTTTCGTCGAAGTTTGCTTCGGTGAACCGCCCGGCGATCGCGTCGTTCAGCATGCGATCGAGCCGGTTCATGGTGCGGCGAAGCAGCAGCCGGTCGCCCACGATGATTACCGCCGCCGCAAGCACGGTAAGCAGCGCAAAATAGTTCATGCCTCCACCGCCCAAGTGTAGCCGACTCCGTATATGGTCTTGATCGGCGCGTCGTCGCCCAGCTTGGAGCGCAGGCGGCGCACGGTAACGGAAAGCGCGTTTTCATCCACATAGGCCGCGCCGTCCGTCCATATGCGGTCGATCAGCGTGTCGCGCGGCAAGGTGCGCCCACGGTTTTCGACCAGCAGCTTTAATAGCTTTTGCTCGGTCTGCGATAGAGCGATCGGTTTGCCGCCGTGCGCAAAGGTCAGGCGGTCAAAGTCAAACTCGTATTCGCCCACGCGGCACACCGGCGCGCCGCTTTTGGCGCGGCGCAGCTGGGCCGCTACCCGCACGCGTAGCACGGCCAGCGAAAAGGGCTTTGTGATATAATCGTCCGCGCCGAGCGTGAACCCAGTCACGATATCGGTCTCCAAGTCGTTCGCGGTCAGCAGCAGCACGGGGGTAACGCTTACCTGCCGCAGCTCGGTCAGCAGGTCTAGGCCCGAGCCGTCCGGCAGGCCCACGTCAAAAATACAAAGGTCAAACGCTTGCTCCGCGAGCAGGCGGCGCGCATCGGCGCAGCTCGCCGCAAGGGTGGGCGCGGTCTCGGCGTCGGTCAGGGCAATGACAAGCCCGCGGCCAAGCGAAGGGTCGTCCTCTACGATCAAGATTCGGTTCATGGCAATCACCTCTCTGCGCTATTGTATCACATGACTTAGCGCTTGACAAACTGCAACTACAAGTGTAGTATAATCATATAGACTACACTTGTAGTGAGGTAAACGGCATGAAACAGAAAATATCGGAAGCCGAATGGCAGGTCATGGACGCGCTGTGGACGCTGGGCGGGGCAACGGCGGCGGAGCTGACCGCCGCGCTCGCCGACACAGGCTGGAACCGCAACACGGTGCACACCTTTTTAACGCGGCTGGCCGCCAAGGGCTTCGTATGCGAGCAAGGCGGCAGCCCCAAGAAGTATGCCGCCGCCGTTCCGCGCGAGGATTCGGTGCGCGAACAGACGGAAAGCTTTGTATCCCGCGTGTTCCACGGCTCCGCCAGCCGGTTGGTGCGTACCTTTTTGCAGCAAAACGATCTTTCCGAGGATGAAATAGATGAGCTTCGGCGTCTGCTGGACGACGCCGAGGCGCGCGGCAAATAAGGGGGCGGAGAGAATGGCTATGCGGTTTTCCGCTATTCTGATCTGGTCGCTGACCGCGACCGTCACGGCGGGCCTGTTGTTTGCAGTAAAATGGCTATTTCGCGAGCACTTAACAGCGAAGTGGCATTATCTGGTGTGGATGATTCTGCTTGCGCGGCTGGTGATCCCGCCCACCGGCGGCTTTTTGCCGAAAAATGATTTCAGCCTTGGGGCCGCGGTCGATGTACCATCCATTGCCGGAGCCGTGACCCGGCAAGCCGCCGCGCTTTCTTCCGGTGAAACGCCGCCCACGCCGGTCGTCCGGCAGAGCGAGGGGCGGTTTATACGCCTTCATTTGCCCCAGCCGGGGCTGCCCGACTGGGCGGATACCCTGAACCGGGGGCTGTTCTGGCTTTGGGCGGCGGGCGCGGCGGGATTGCTGGCGTATTATTTTACGGCCAGCCTGCTTCTTGGTGTCCGTACACGGCGTTTCCCCAAGGCAAATGAAGCTTTGCAGGCGCGCGCGGAACAAATGTACCGTCTGGCCGCACAGATGGAGCCGGAAGAGGAGGCGTACCGGGTACGGGTGCGCCTATCGCCCGCCGGAGCAACGCCGTATGTTTGCGGCGTGTTTTGGCCCACGCTGGTCGTGCCAGCGCCGATGGCGGAGACTGTGGCCGACGAGGTGCTGCTGCATGAAATGGTGCATATGGTGCGGCATGATATTGTTAAAAACTATCTTTATATGGTGTTTCGGTGCCTGCACTGGTTCAATCCACTGCTTTGGCGTACCTTTAACCGCATTTCGGACGACTGCGAGACCGCCTGCGACGAGTGCGTGCTGGACCGGCTGGAACCGGAGGAGCACATCGGCTACGGGCGCCGCCTGCTTGAGATGGTGCAGCCCGGCTTTCGGTACCGGATGGGCACCTCGTGCATTGCCAGCGGAGAGCGGAACATCCGCCGCCGCATCGTGCGCGTCACAAGGCACAAGGAGGTGTCCCGCCGTGCGCGCGGCATGAGTTTTCTGTTGTTCTGCTTGCTCGCGTGGATGTGCCTGACCCCGCCGCTTGCGCGGGCCGCAAGCTGGCGCGATCCCGGCGTGCCGGGCGCGGATACGGCCAAATGGCTGCAAAAGGCCGAGCGCTACCGTGTGAGCGATATCAATGAAGCGTTTTATCTATACGGCAAGGGATACGCGCTGGATAACGGGTATTACCGCTATATCGTCGCGGATGACGAAACGAGAGAAGCGCTTGCACGAACCTTTTCGGAGAATGAAAAACAGGGAAAGCTGCCATGGGCGTTTGACGATCAAATAGTAGATTGGCTGTATGATGCCAACTATGGACAGGTGCAAGCCGATCCGGTTCAAAGCCTTGATTATCCGAATTGGAGCATCAACCCCGCTTTTGCGCTATACAATGTCACGGAAACCAGCGAAGGCGGCGCCGCGACGATTCTATACCCTATGTGCAAGCTAAGGGAAGATGAGCTAAACCAGTATCGATATGACCGTGTGCGCGCATATCGGCAAGGCGGGCAATACATCGTGCAAAGCGTGGAAGCTGGTAAGGTCGCCGCCCGAAAGCCATGGTGGGAATATCCGCTGGAGGACAGAATCTTTACATATCGCGCGGAGGACGCCTATTTCGACTATGAGGCACGCATAGCGTCCAGCCAAAGCTATATGTTTTATAGTTATAAAAAAGCAACAGGGGAATGGCTGGAGCAGGCTGATCCCATGATGGCTATGATGGGCTGGGGCGGAGAGACCAATTTGCCGATATACGATGATACCGGAATATCAGGGCAGCTTTTTATTCGCCCCAAGGCCGGTGTTTCCATGGCCGGCGTATTGGGAATCGTGGGTGCTCCCGCGCCGATGGAGCAGGATATGGTACCGGAAACCAACCCGGAGAGAAGCAGCGCTACCGGAAGCGAGTTTGGTAAATTCATCGGCTGGGCACAGGCTGCGGCCCTATCCGACCTAACACCGGATACGAGCGGCTGGTACGCGACCAGCCTGTTGGATAACAATGTGTTTCGTAATGCAAATGTGCCGGATAAGATATATCTGCGCACACAACTGAACGGCGGTGAGATCATGGACGTGATTTTACGGGCACAAGCCGCGGATATGGAGGAAACAGACGATGGAACAAACGGATAAACGCGATATCCGCCCTCTGTTCTGGGCGCTGATCCGCATCGGTTTTTCAGTGAACATCGGCTTCACGGGCGTACTCATGATCGATATCCTGCCCGCGTTCTATGGATATTGGCAGGTATCGTGCGTACTGGACAGCTTCCCGGACTATGACCGTCCGCGCGCGTTAAAGCCCGTGCTGTTTCTCGCGGCGCTGCTCAGCCTGATCGGCTGGTTTCCGGGGATTGCAGCCGCGATTCCGGCCGCGGTAGATACCATGCTTTCGCTTGCCGCCATGGCTTGTAACACGCTGATCTATTATCATGTGCTCGGCCTGTTGATCTTCCTGTCCGAGCGGGCGGGGCGGCACGATCTTGCGGAAAACGGCCGCCGGTTCCGCTATGTGTATCTCATTCCCTACGCGGTGCTCACGCTGGTGGGCATTTATCAGGGCGGCGTACAGAATTTCTGGTATATGCTGCTGTTGATCGCGGAAATGGGCCTGCCCATCTATGCCGCGAACTGCGATAAGGCGCTGTTTGCCAATCAGTCGCAGGTTTCATAAAGCTGAGAGACGCCGCCCATGCGGGCGGCGTCTCTCAGCTTAGATATGCAATCGGCTTATGGGTTATCGTTTTCGGATGAAACGTCCGTTTTGCGGATGTGCCGGGCTGTTTCGTCGTCCAGAATTTTGCGCAGCTGAAGCAGAAGGGGCGCGCCGGAAAAATACTGTTTTCCGTAGTCCAGATTGAAGTCATAATCAAAATCAGGCGGGTTTGCCCCTTGGTTGTGCTGTAGGATCGTTTCCGCTTTATCCAGCGCCTTGACCAGCTTTGCTTCCGCTGTGGCGTTGTCGTTGTATTCGCGCCACAGGGCGAAGAGTTCTTGCTCCTGCTCCTTTGGCAGCAGCGAAAGCACTTGCCGCATATCTCTTTCCTCAGCCGCATGCTTTTCCGCTTCGTCCGGCTTGGATACCGCCGAAATATCGCCCGTGTATAGCTCGCCCAGATCATGAATCAAACACATCATCAGCGCCTTGCCGGTATCCACTTCAAAAGAGGGAGCCAGCAGGCCCGTCAGCAGGGCCAGCCGCCAAGAGTGTTCCGCCGTGCTTTCTCTCCGTCCCGTGGAGGTCCACGCTTCCCGTAAAACGGATTTTAGGCCTTCCGCCCGCTTGATAAAGGTCACCTGTTGTTCCAATGCGTCCATTTTGCTTGAACCTCCCAGTCCAAACGCTTCGGTTTTGTCGTTTTCGCGTTTCTGCATCCATTTTATTATGCGCCTATGAAAATGTCAAATAGATTTGATGCGGCAACGCGGGGGAAAACGGGGCTGCGTTACAGGTCTTTCGCCAGCCGGTGCGCTTGCCGCGCGATCAGCAGGGCGGCGCAGGCTGCGCCGATCAAGATCCAGCCCTCGTTTCCGGTCAAGGCTTCAAAAAGCGTGCCGTACATGGCTTGCCCGACTGGCTGCGCGCACATGGAAAGCGCCATGAGGCAGGCGAGCACCTTGCCGGTCAGTGCTTGCGGCGTAACGCCCTGCGCAAAGGCAAGCACCTGCACCTGAAAAAGGGTGGCACACGCCATCAAAACGGCGCTAACAAGCGTGACGACCGCATAGCTCACGTGCTCGGGCAGACCGAACAGCAGCGCAAGGCCGATCGGCACCAGCCCCACCGCGCAAAGGTGCAGCAAAAGGCCGGTGTGCCGTATGTTGAGCCGCCGCGCAAGCACGCCCGCGAGCACGCCGCCGATCAGACCGCCCGCCGCCATGGCGGCTTGCTGGAAGCCGTACCACAGATCGTTCAGGCCGAGCGTCGTTTTGACGATCACAGGCAGGCCGATGATCAGCAGAGCGGAAAGAAATACGTTGAACGCGCAGATCAGTACGATATAGCGGCCTAAGACCGGCTTTTCGCGCCGGATAAAGCGCAGGCTTTGCTTAAGATCGTCCCGCACGACGGCGAGCGCGCTTGCGCCCCCCGGCTGGGGCGTATGCGGAATGCGGATGAACAGCTCCATCACCGCGGAAGCGAAAAAGCAAATGGCGGCAACGATCAAAACCGGCGTTAGCCCAAAGGCGCTGTACAGCACGCTGCCGATGATCGGCCCGAGCAGACCGGAAAGCGCGCTGACCTGATTGATAACCGCGTTGCCCGCAAGCAGATGATCCCCGGCGCACAGAAGGGGCAGGCTGGCCTGCACCGCGGGCTGGTATGCGCCCGAAATACCGTAAAGCAGCATCAGCGTGCACACCAAAAGCGGTATTAGCGGGGCAAAGCCCATGAAAACCGTGAATCCGGTCACGAGCGCGCAGGTGAAAAAGTCCAAAACGACCATGATGCGCTGTTTGTTCACCCGGTCGGCCACCACGCCGCCCATGGGGGTAAGCACGATCATCGGCAAAAAGGACAGCGCCGAGCACAGACCGAACAGCTTGGGCGAACCGGAAATATCCAGCAGATAAAGCGGCAGCGCAAAGCGAAGGATCGCATTGCCGAAAAGAGAAATGATTTGTCCGATCACCACAAGAGTAAAATCGCGGGAAAAGAGCTTTTGTTTCATTTACAGAACCTCCATGTTGGTTACCGCGCGGGCAAGGGAAAAATAGCAGACCGCCGCCACGGCGGTTGCTAGCACGCTGAGCAAAAGCATAGCGGCCGGAGACGCGGCCAGCGCAAAAATGTTGGAACCAACGCTGGAAAGGATAACGGCGGCAACAACAGCGGCCACTAAAGAGCGCTTTGCAAAGCCGATGCAGGTGCTAATCAGTCCGATGGCGGCGGAGAGAATACTCATGCATAGCGTCATAAAAACGGCGGTTTGCAGGATCGCGCCGGTAGGCGCGCCCAGCCAACCAAACAGCAAAGCGACGGGCACAAACAACGCTAGGGAGACCACGCAGGCGATCAGACAGCACAGCACGGTCAAGCCGGCGGTCAGCGTGCACTTAGCGCGCAGTACACGACGGCGCGGCACCGGGTAGGAAAGCAGCAGCACGGCCCGCCCGCCGGTATAGTCAGCAATGACGAAGCGCGCGCCCAGCACGGCGGAAAAAACCGAAAAGCAGGCCATGGCAATAATGGATATCATATGGATCAGACCGGGCCATGCACCGAACATCGCCAAATCGGCATCCGGCATGATTTCGCCCTGCGATGCCGACAGGCTCGGCATTGCGCCCATAAGCAGGTAAAAACCTAAAATGGCGGCGGTCAGAATGGCGGCGCCCATAAGATAGGGCCGCAGGCGCGTGCGGCGCAGTT
Protein-coding regions in this window:
- the secA gene encoding preprotein translocase subunit SecA produces the protein MANIFTKLFGTHSSHELKKIYPIADKVDALEDQYRTLTDEQLRGKTAEFKTRFQNGETLDDLLPEAFATVREAADRVLGLRHYRVQVIGGIVLHQGRIAEMKTGEGKTLVATLPAYLNALTGKGVHIVTVNDYLAKRDSEWMGKVYRYLGLTVGLVIHDIQPNERKAMYAADITYGTNNEFGFDYLRDNMAIYMQSMVQRGHAFAIVDEVDSILIDEARTPLIISGQGEQSSALYQMADRFAAGLKCLRVKEVDAKEEQEDIEADYIVDEKARTATLTPKGQSRAEAYFKVENLSDPENTTLQHHINQAVKARGVMQRDVDYVVRDGQVIIVDEFTGRLMFGRRYNEGLHQAIEAKEGVKVEHESKTLATITFQNYFRLYGKLSGMTGTALTEEEEFRHIYKLDVIEIPTNKQIARLDNPDAVYKNERGKINATIARIEECHAKGQPILVGTVSIEKSEEFSAILKKKGIKHTVLNAKYHEKEADIVAQAGKSGAVTIATNMAGRGTDIMLGGNAETMALDELRKGDYTPELLAEANGHAETDDPAILDIRNRFKELYEKYKQETDADAEKVRAAGGLYILGTERHESRRIDNQLRGRAGRQGDPGESSFYISLEDDLMRLFGSEKIQNMMDTLGIEEDEPIDQKILSGAIENAQKKIESRNFATRKHVLEYDDVLNTQRQTIYSQRLKVLSGEDMKSNILSMVDDTIARAVHAAIGENHLLSVEMVEQARRPFIGLFLRPDDCVFTPEECDDLTADQLKNELCEKAHAVYEAKESQLTPAIMRELERVVLLKNVDTKWMDHIDAMTELRNGIGLRAYGQHDPVVEYKREGFDMFDAMIDSIREDTVRMIFLAQVRTQEEPKREQVAKETSAAGAADGTAKKEPVRVGKKVGMNDPCPCGSGKKYKKCCYLKQDKPQ
- a CDS encoding ribbon-helix-helix domain-containing protein is translated as MVNRKQFTSTLRNDLICAFEQLHYETRIPKSKLHDEAVEDLLKKYKGKKGIDMNMKKIYKHLAKQYHTTPREIEEEIQKSILMAFTSPSDEETAAYQQSVPRKGDIPTPEELIRFMTEQIKAEQE
- a CDS encoding sensor histidine kinase; its protein translation is MNYFALLTVLAAAVIIVGDRLLLRRTMNRLDRMLNDAIAGRFTEANFDESRFSAVESKLYRYLSACSSSEANLSEEKARIQTMIADISHQTKTPIANILLYAGLLGEQPLPEGCPDLVAALGAQAEKLRFLIDALVKSGRLETGVIAVQPRRAALAPMMQAAAIQIQAAAENKGIALSYLPLEQTARFDPKWTQEALFNLLDNAVKYTPAGGRVSLSATPYELFCRIDVTDDGPGIPEVEQAQVFERFYRSPSVRDEQGVGLGLYLAREIAAAQGGYIKLASKPGSGSTFSLFVPI
- a CDS encoding response regulator transcription factor, producing the protein MNRILIVEDDPSLGRGLVIALTDAETAPTLAASCADARRLLAEQAFDLCIFDVGLPDGSGLDLLTELRQVSVTPVLLLTANDLETDIVTGFTLGADDYITKPFSLAVLRVRVAAQLRRAKSGAPVCRVGEYEFDFDRLTFAHGGKPIALSQTEQKLLKLLVENRGRTLPRDTLIDRIWTDGAAYVDENALSVTVRRLRSKLGDDAPIKTIYGVGYTWAVEA
- a CDS encoding BlaI/MecI/CopY family transcriptional regulator; translation: MKQKISEAEWQVMDALWTLGGATAAELTAALADTGWNRNTVHTFLTRLAAKGFVCEQGGSPKKYAAAVPREDSVREQTESFVSRVFHGSASRLVRTFLQQNDLSEDEIDELRRLLDDAEARGK
- a CDS encoding M56 family metallopeptidase, encoding MAMRFSAILIWSLTATVTAGLLFAVKWLFREHLTAKWHYLVWMILLARLVIPPTGGFLPKNDFSLGAAVDVPSIAGAVTRQAAALSSGETPPTPVVRQSEGRFIRLHLPQPGLPDWADTLNRGLFWLWAAGAAGLLAYYFTASLLLGVRTRRFPKANEALQARAEQMYRLAAQMEPEEEAYRVRVRLSPAGATPYVCGVFWPTLVVPAPMAETVADEVLLHEMVHMVRHDIVKNYLYMVFRCLHWFNPLLWRTFNRISDDCETACDECVLDRLEPEEHIGYGRRLLEMVQPGFRYRMGTSCIASGERNIRRRIVRVTRHKEVSRRARGMSFLLFCLLAWMCLTPPLARAASWRDPGVPGADTAKWLQKAERYRVSDINEAFYLYGKGYALDNGYYRYIVADDETREALARTFSENEKQGKLPWAFDDQIVDWLYDANYGQVQADPVQSLDYPNWSINPAFALYNVTETSEGGAATILYPMCKLREDELNQYRYDRVRAYRQGGQYIVQSVEAGKVAARKPWWEYPLEDRIFTYRAEDAYFDYEARIASSQSYMFYSYKKATGEWLEQADPMMAMMGWGGETNLPIYDDTGISGQLFIRPKAGVSMAGVLGIVGAPAPMEQDMVPETNPERSSATGSEFGKFIGWAQAAALSDLTPDTSGWYATSLLDNNVFRNANVPDKIYLRTQLNGGEIMDVILRAQAADMEETDDGTNG
- a CDS encoding HD domain-containing protein, whose protein sequence is MDALEQQVTFIKRAEGLKSVLREAWTSTGRRESTAEHSWRLALLTGLLAPSFEVDTGKALMMCLIHDLGELYTGDISAVSKPDEAEKHAAEERDMRQVLSLLPKEQEQELFALWREYNDNATAEAKLVKALDKAETILQHNQGANPPDFDYDFNLDYGKQYFSGAPLLLQLRKILDDETARHIRKTDVSSENDNP
- a CDS encoding MFS transporter; its protein translation is MKQKLFSRDFTLVVIGQIISLFGNAILRFALPLYLLDISGSPKLFGLCSALSFLPMIVLTPMGGVVADRVNKQRIMVVLDFFTCALVTGFTVFMGFAPLIPLLVCTLMLLYGISGAYQPAVQASLPLLCAGDHLLAGNAVINQVSALSGLLGPIIGSVLYSAFGLTPVLIVAAICFFASAVMELFIRIPHTPQPGGASALAVVRDDLKQSLRFIRREKPVLGRYIVLICAFNVFLSALLIIGLPVIVKTTLGLNDLWYGFQQAAMAAGGLIGGVLAGVLARRLNIRHTGLLLHLCAVGLVPIGLALLFGLPEHVSYAVVTLVSAVLMACATLFQVQVLAFAQGVTPQALTGKVLACLMALSMCAQPVGQAMYGTLFEALTGNEGWILIGAACAALLIARQAHRLAKDL
- a CDS encoding ABC transporter permease translates to MPKLIELELRRTRLRPYLMGAAILTAAILGFYLLMGAMPSLSASQGEIMPDADLAMFGAWPGLIHMISIIAMACFSVFSAVLGARFVIADYTGGRAVLLLSYPVPRRRVLRAKCTLTAGLTVLCCLIACVVSLALFVPVALLFGWLGAPTGAILQTAVFMTLCMSILSAAIGLISTCIGFAKRSLVAAVVAAVILSSVGSNIFALAASPAAMLLLSVLATAVAAVCYFSLARAVTNMEVL